Proteins encoded together in one Kingella oralis window:
- a CDS encoding siderophore ABC transporter substrate-binding protein, translated as MKHSLIALFTLAALTACNPSQQQGNQAASQANSASAASQAQGGAADKDDKAPLKAHDIQGEKVTVQTARGEAVVPKNPQNVAVYDLGALDTLTALGVPVGATVDKSMLPYLQDAFGKAKHVGTLFEPNYEALGAFKPQLIIIGSRTSKAAQQLNELAPTIDMTADSKNLRTSAEERIDAYAQIFGKQAEADKLKADINKAFDAAREAAKGKGKGLVLIVSGGKLSAQSPNSRLGGWLHQDIGLEPVDPNMKEGSHGMPISFEYIKEKNPDWLFVLDRSAAIGEEGKAAKDVLDNPLVAESTAWKKGQVVYLDSSAYLAAGGAQQLQTVAKQAAEAFKKAK; from the coding sequence ATGAAACATTCGCTTATCGCTCTGTTCACTCTCGCCGCGCTCACCGCGTGCAACCCATCGCAACAGCAAGGCAACCAAGCCGCCAGCCAAGCAAACTCAGCTTCTGCCGCATCGCAAGCGCAAGGCGGCGCAGCGGATAAAGACGACAAAGCCCCGCTGAAAGCGCACGATATTCAAGGTGAAAAAGTAACCGTGCAAACCGCGCGCGGCGAAGCGGTGGTGCCGAAAAATCCACAAAACGTTGCCGTGTATGATTTGGGCGCGCTGGACACGCTCACCGCATTGGGCGTGCCCGTGGGCGCAACCGTGGACAAATCCATGCTGCCTTATTTGCAAGACGCGTTTGGCAAGGCGAAACACGTCGGCACGCTGTTTGAGCCGAACTACGAAGCCTTGGGCGCGTTCAAACCGCAGCTCATCATCATCGGCAGCCGCACCAGCAAAGCCGCGCAACAGTTGAACGAGTTGGCACCCACCATAGATATGACCGCCGACAGCAAAAACCTGCGTACCAGCGCCGAAGAGCGCATAGATGCCTATGCGCAAATTTTCGGCAAACAAGCCGAGGCGGATAAATTGAAAGCCGACATCAACAAAGCGTTTGACGCAGCGCGCGAAGCGGCAAAAGGCAAGGGCAAAGGGCTGGTGTTGATTGTGAGCGGCGGCAAGCTATCCGCGCAAAGCCCCAATTCGCGCTTGGGCGGCTGGCTGCACCAAGACATCGGGCTAGAACCCGTGGACCCCAACATGAAAGAAGGCTCGCACGGCATGCCGATTTCGTTTGAATACATTAAAGAGAAAAACCCCGATTGGCTGTTTGTGCTAGACCGCAGCGCCGCGATTGGCGAAGAGGGCAAAGCAGCAAAAGACGTGTTGGATAACCCGCTGGTTGCCGAAAGCACCGCATGGAAAAAAGGGCAGGTGGTGTATCTGGACAGCAGCGCGTATCTTGCCGCAGGCGGCGCGCAGCAGTTGCAAACCGTTGCTAAGCAGGCGGCAGAAGCGTTTAAAAAGGCGAAATAA
- a CDS encoding SemiSWEET family transporter, which yields MGIFVFVAYIPQIIANMQGAKAQPWQPLFAAASCLIWVLYGWSKEPRKDWILIIPNAVGVILGFLTFLTSL from the coding sequence ATGGGTATTTTCGTATTTGTCGCCTATATCCCCCAAATTATCGCCAATATGCAAGGGGCAAAGGCGCAGCCGTGGCAACCCCTGTTTGCAGCAGCATCCTGTCTGATTTGGGTTTTGTACGGTTGGAGCAAAGAACCCCGGAAAGACTGGATTCTGATTATACCCAACGCAGTCGGCGTGATATTGGGATTTCTGACTTTTCTGACTTCGCTTTAA
- a CDS encoding MBL fold metallo-hydrolase, translated as MSAIPPLIESVRYFACGYCVNHLQHIFRRHPKQTRVFQAGVFLIKHRVHGHILYDTGYGTALNRRYWKYQIYRAVNPTFVRAEDTIAAQLAAAGIVSDDIGTVIVSHLHPDHIGGLKSFPRARILTTAGVMQTYRENRLRSLIFPEFLPDDFAERAETVPINAFQTTFAHAETADLFGDGSLLLAALDGHAKGQGCLYIPERKIFIAADTCWGQDVLPLTDQMRRIPRLIQDDFAAYRRNTALLQTMQADGIRVLVSHDTPEYIGDIL; from the coding sequence ATGTCCGCCATACCGCCCTTGATTGAATCCGTGCGCTATTTCGCCTGCGGCTACTGCGTGAACCACTTGCAACACATCTTCCGCCGCCACCCCAAACAAACGCGCGTGTTCCAAGCAGGCGTGTTTCTCATCAAACACCGCGTTCACGGCCATATCCTTTACGACACGGGCTACGGCACGGCACTCAACCGCCGGTACTGGAAATACCAGATTTACCGCGCCGTCAATCCCACTTTTGTCCGCGCCGAAGATACCATCGCCGCGCAGCTTGCCGCCGCAGGCATTGTTTCAGACGACATCGGCACGGTGATTGTGTCGCACCTGCACCCCGACCACATCGGCGGACTGAAATCCTTTCCCCGCGCCCGCATACTCACCACCGCAGGCGTGATGCAGACCTACCGCGAAAACCGTCTGCGTTCGCTGATTTTCCCCGAATTTCTGCCCGACGATTTTGCCGAACGCGCCGAAACCGTACCTATCAACGCCTTTCAGACGACCTTTGCCCATGCCGAAACCGCCGATTTGTTCGGCGACGGCTCATTGCTGCTCGCCGCGCTGGACGGCCATGCCAAAGGGCAGGGCTGCCTGTATATCCCCGAGCGCAAAATCTTTATCGCCGCCGATACCTGCTGGGGGCAGGACGTACTGCCGCTCACCGACCAAATGCGCCGTATTCCGCGCCTGATTCAGGACGACTTCGCTGCCTACCGCCGCAACACCGCGCTGCTGCAAACCATGCAGGCCGACGGCATCCGCGTGCTGGTGAGCCATGATACGCCCGAATACATCGGGGATATTTTATGA
- a CDS encoding iron chelate uptake ABC transporter family permease subunit, producing the protein MSQSTKIILILSALLILSAALFLTWNAQGAWDFVLSLRAKKLAALLLVAYAVGVSTLLFQTITHNPILTPSILGFDALYVFLQTALVAALGGLGYAQLAPLGKFSLELAAMLGGSLLLFSLLLKQGGRDLARMILIGVVFGVLFRSLSSLLQRMIDPEEFTAAQAATFASFNSVNTQMLAYSGVLMLISVPFLWRERHRLDVHLLGRAQVINLGIHYQRHTLWILFWIALLVASATATVGVVSFFGLLVCALVNAFSGSLKHSVRLPMAFLIAAVMLVLGQTVFEHLLGMKAVLSVVIEFVGGLVFLWLVLKKGKAV; encoded by the coding sequence ATGTCTCAATCCACAAAAATTATTCTGATTTTATCCGCCCTGCTTATCCTATCCGCCGCGCTGTTTCTCACTTGGAACGCGCAAGGCGCGTGGGATTTCGTGTTGTCGCTGCGGGCGAAAAAGCTCGCCGCCTTGCTGCTGGTTGCCTACGCGGTGGGCGTGTCCACCTTGCTGTTTCAAACCATCACCCACAATCCCATCTTAACGCCGTCGATTTTGGGCTTTGACGCGCTGTATGTGTTTTTGCAAACCGCGCTGGTGGCGGCGTTGGGCGGTTTGGGCTACGCGCAGCTGGCGCCGTTGGGCAAGTTTTCGCTGGAATTGGCGGCGATGCTGGGCGGCTCGTTGCTGCTGTTTAGCCTGTTGCTCAAACAAGGCGGGCGCGATTTGGCGCGGATGATTTTAATCGGCGTGGTGTTTGGCGTGCTGTTTCGCAGCCTATCTAGCCTGCTGCAACGGATGATAGACCCCGAGGAATTTACCGCCGCCCAAGCCGCCACCTTTGCCAGCTTCAACAGCGTGAACACGCAGATGCTGGCGTATAGCGGCGTGTTGATGCTGATTAGCGTGCCGTTTTTGTGGCGCGAGCGGCATCGCTTGGATGTGCATTTGCTCGGGCGCGCCCAAGTGATTAACTTGGGCATTCATTACCAACGCCACACGCTGTGGATTTTGTTTTGGATTGCGCTGCTGGTGGCTTCTGCCACGGCAACGGTGGGCGTGGTGAGTTTTTTTGGGCTGCTGGTGTGTGCGCTGGTGAATGCGTTTTCAGGCAGCCTGAAACACAGCGTGCGCCTGCCGATGGCGTTTTTAATCGCGGCGGTGATGCTGGTGTTGGGGCAAACCGTGTTTGAGCATTTGCTGGGCATGAAAGCGGTGTTGAGCGTGGTGATTGAATTTGTGGGCGGCTTGGTATTTTTGTGGTTGGTGTTGAAAAAGGGCAAGGCAGTTTGA
- a CDS encoding ABC transporter permease, which produces MLNTKITPQILYLLSLLLVALLFVASLSVGVANFHWADLLSGSLNDSSQVLMISRLPRTFAIVLVGASMAVAGMIMQILLKNRFVEPSMVGASQSAALGLLLMALFAPSAALLVKMSVAAAAALVGMLLFMALSRRLPPSAQLLVPLVGMIFGGVIDAVATFIAYETEMLQMLNVWQSGDFSGVLLGRYELLWATGALAAFAYVIADQLTIMGLGDSVAANLGLNRDAVLWAGLLIVSLIMALVVVTVGSIPFIGLVVPNIASRLLGDKLRASLPAVALLGAALVLMCDLIGRLIVFPFEIPVATVFGVVGTVLFLLLLRAPQRG; this is translated from the coding sequence ATGCTTAACACGAAAATAACGCCCCAAATCCTCTATCTCCTCTCCCTGCTTCTCGTTGCCCTGTTGTTTGTTGCCAGCCTATCCGTGGGCGTAGCGAATTTTCATTGGGCGGATTTGCTTTCAGGCAGCCTGAACGACAGCAGCCAAGTGCTGATGATTAGCCGCCTGCCGCGCACCTTTGCCATTGTGTTGGTGGGGGCTTCTATGGCGGTGGCGGGGATGATTATGCAAATTTTGTTGAAAAACAGGTTTGTAGAGCCTTCTATGGTGGGCGCGAGCCAATCGGCGGCGTTGGGGCTGCTGCTGATGGCGTTGTTTGCGCCCTCGGCGGCGTTGTTGGTGAAAATGAGCGTGGCGGCGGCAGCGGCGTTGGTGGGGATGCTGTTGTTTATGGCGTTGTCGCGGCGGTTGCCGCCTTCGGCGCAGTTGCTGGTGCCGCTGGTGGGGATGATTTTTGGCGGCGTGATTGATGCGGTGGCGACGTTTATTGCTTATGAAACCGAGATGCTGCAAATGTTGAATGTGTGGCAAAGCGGCGATTTTTCGGGCGTGTTGCTGGGGCGGTATGAGCTGCTGTGGGCAACGGGCGCGTTGGCGGCGTTTGCTTATGTGATTGCCGACCAGCTGACGATTATGGGCTTGGGCGACAGCGTGGCGGCGAATTTGGGGCTGAACCGCGATGCGGTGCTGTGGGCGGGGCTGCTGATTGTGTCGCTGATTATGGCTTTGGTGGTGGTTACGGTGGGGAGCATTCCGTTTATCGGCTTGGTGGTGCCCAATATCGCCAGCCGCCTGCTGGGCGATAAGCTGCGGGCGAGCTTGCCTGCGGTGGCGTTGCTGGGGGCGGCGTTGGTGTTGATGTGCGATTTGATTGGACGGCTGATTGTGTTTCCGTTTGAAATTCCCGTGGCAACGGTGTTCGGCGTGGTGGGGACGGTGTTGTTTTTGCTGTTGCTGCGTGCGCCGCAACGGGGGTAG
- a CDS encoding ABC transporter ATP-binding protein yields MIKIQNLSHQIHHQTILNNVNLDIPQGGITALIGANGAGKSTLLSFMARLKPLVSGSISYNGRDLAGTPTAQVAKMLAILTQENSIHSRIAVRDLLLFGRYPYHQGQPTAEDQAIVDNALVEFQLQDLAHRYLTELSGGQRQRALIAMVFCQSTEYVLLDEPLNNLDMYYARNLMQLLRQLAHSQQRTIIVVLHDINMAAAYADHVVAMKQGQVLFSGCPDEVFTVPNIQAAFNMEVDVLDCKGKKLIVHHF; encoded by the coding sequence ATGATTAAAATCCAAAACTTATCGCATCAAATCCACCATCAAACCATTTTAAACAACGTGAATTTGGACATCCCGCAGGGCGGCATCACCGCGCTCATCGGCGCAAACGGCGCAGGCAAATCCACGCTGCTGTCGTTTATGGCGCGGCTCAAACCGCTGGTTTCAGGCAGCATCAGCTACAACGGGCGCGACCTTGCTGGCACGCCCACCGCCCAAGTGGCAAAAATGCTGGCGATTTTGACGCAAGAAAACAGCATCCACAGCCGCATCGCCGTGCGCGATTTGCTGCTGTTTGGGCGCTATCCTTATCACCAAGGGCAGCCCACCGCGGAAGACCAAGCGATTGTGGACAACGCGCTGGTGGAATTTCAGCTGCAAGATTTGGCGCATCGTTATTTAACCGAGCTATCGGGCGGGCAGCGCCAACGCGCCCTGATTGCGATGGTGTTTTGCCAATCCACTGAATATGTGCTGTTGGATGAGCCGCTGAATAATTTGGATATGTATTACGCGCGCAACCTGATGCAATTGCTGCGTCAATTGGCGCACAGCCAGCAGCGCACGATTATTGTGGTGTTGCACGACATCAATATGGCAGCGGCTTATGCCGACCATGTGGTTGCCATGAAGCAGGGGCAGGTGTTGTTTTCAGGCTGCCCTGATGAAGTGTTTACTGTGCCGAATATTCAGGCGGCGTTTAATATGGAAGTGGATGTGTTGGATTGCAAAGGGAAAAAATTGATTGTGCATCATTTTTGA
- a CDS encoding F390 synthetase-related protein → MTALWLFLKTFILIRWFPAKNRAALLRRQQKALAAQKTFFRLHLPYLQNGGSFEDIKMDKALMMARFDDLNTVDISKDQAMKVALEAERTRDFSPTVGRISVGLSSGTSGHRGLFLTSPEEQAMWAGAVLAKMLPRGRCFGQHIAFFLRANNNLYQTLDSPLLSFRFFDMETPLAEHLAALQNAQPSILVAPASVLARLAAYQEQGKLNIAPQKIIAVAEVLENRDADYIAAVFRLPFVDQIYQATEGFLAATCRCGTLHLNEDIVMVEPEWLDDTRFIPVITDLKRRSQAFVSYHLNDILHIRREPCPCGSPHLALAKIEGREDDVFQFQNRAGETVEIYPDFIRRCILFIDGIREYQVCQTGGKTIEIAVSGCPDGTQNAIVAQFEKLMAQHGIAGTEYRFVPYRQPEKRKLKRIERKT, encoded by the coding sequence ATGACCGCGCTGTGGCTGTTTCTCAAAACCTTTATCCTCATCCGCTGGTTTCCCGCCAAAAACCGCGCCGCGCTGCTGCGCCGCCAGCAAAAAGCCCTTGCCGCGCAAAAAACGTTTTTCAGGCTGCATCTGCCTTATCTGCAAAACGGCGGCAGCTTTGAAGACATCAAAATGGACAAAGCCCTGATGATGGCGCGTTTTGACGACTTGAACACTGTGGACATCAGCAAAGACCAAGCCATGAAAGTTGCCCTTGAAGCCGAGCGCACGCGCGATTTCAGCCCCACCGTCGGTAGAATTTCCGTGGGCTTGTCGTCGGGCACATCGGGGCATCGCGGGCTGTTTCTCACATCGCCCGAAGAGCAGGCGATGTGGGCAGGCGCGGTGCTGGCAAAAATGCTGCCGCGCGGCAGATGTTTCGGGCAGCACATCGCGTTTTTTCTGCGTGCCAACAACAATCTCTATCAAACGCTGGATTCGCCGCTGCTGTCGTTCCGCTTTTTTGACATGGAAACGCCGCTTGCCGAACACCTTGCCGCGCTGCAAAACGCGCAGCCGAGCATACTGGTTGCGCCCGCATCTGTGCTGGCGCGGCTGGCGGCGTATCAGGAGCAGGGAAAACTCAACATTGCGCCGCAGAAAATCATCGCCGTGGCCGAAGTGTTGGAAAACCGCGATGCCGACTACATCGCCGCCGTTTTCAGGCTGCCTTTCGTTGACCAAATCTACCAAGCCACCGAAGGCTTTCTCGCCGCCACCTGTCGCTGCGGCACGCTGCACCTGAACGAAGACATTGTGATGGTCGAACCCGAATGGCTGGACGACACACGCTTCATCCCCGTGATTACCGACCTCAAACGCCGCTCGCAGGCATTTGTAAGCTACCACCTCAACGACATCCTGCACATCCGCCGCGAACCCTGCCCCTGCGGCTCGCCGCATCTGGCTCTGGCAAAAATTGAAGGGCGTGAAGACGATGTTTTCCAATTTCAAAATCGCGCGGGCGAAACCGTGGAAATCTATCCCGACTTTATCCGCCGCTGCATCCTGTTTATCGACGGCATCCGCGAATACCAAGTCTGCCAAACAGGCGGAAAAACCATTGAAATCGCTGTTTCAGGCTGCCCCGACGGCACGCAGAACGCCATTGTCGCGCAGTTTGAAAAGCTGATGGCGCAACACGGCATAGCCGGCACGGAGTACCGCTTTGTGCCGTACAGGCAGCCTGAAAAAAGAAAATTGAAACGTATCGAGAGAAAGACGTAG
- a CDS encoding TonB-dependent receptor plug domain-containing protein, whose amino-acid sequence MKTPFFKLSVLTLALAAGYAQAEDLPAEHKQELQNITVKGDISTRRVTTKKMDESTSTDMKDVLFNEPSINFGGGNATSQWVSIRGMGQDQIDMKVDNTYSDSQIFHHNGRFLLDPSLVKVVGVQKGTGSASAGIGATSGAIVAKTVDAADLLREGQNVGFKLNAGVSSNKGYNRGAAVYGRWGGLDALITGNWVTEKDYKAGNGYRSATGNKVNGSAIGQRGLLAKFAYNFNDGHRVELSHRQEKTYGTRNLREEFDFAQAGRSATNSPRYRILTQDTTNLAYEGKQLGALGSLKANVYTQTIKREEPSATETATNKIVTNGANVGFDTPLFDKHTLKYGVNWRKEKSKPDSLSGGRVREEKTDYGIYAEGIWDIAPVTLTTGVRYDHYKTLFSGNSKSSGSKVNPSIGVIWDATPDLSFNANLNYASRSPRLYEVMLSGSRTALADPNLKAERARNAEVGVKYKLNDALLIEASYFDQQIKDVQAWRSLGRGRFMAYNGGTLKNKGYEISTSYRWRGLTARAGVAYNKPKIDSTNIDSLVTFVPVGRTWTAGLSYQFENPNLEIGWRGRFVQRTEHSAYQRGSGGGTERPGYGVNDIYLNWKPLPGKDNLNVNFAINNVGNKYYKSHTQRESTNGSSLPEAGRDVRLGVNYRW is encoded by the coding sequence ATGAAAACACCCTTTTTCAAACTTTCCGTGCTCACCTTGGCATTGGCAGCGGGCTACGCCCAAGCCGAGGATTTGCCCGCCGAGCACAAGCAGGAATTGCAAAACATCACGGTCAAAGGCGACATCTCCACCCGCCGCGTGACCACCAAAAAAATGGACGAATCCACCTCCACCGACATGAAAGACGTGCTGTTCAACGAGCCGTCCATCAACTTCGGAGGCGGCAACGCCACTTCGCAATGGGTGTCCATCCGCGGTATGGGGCAAGACCAAATCGACATGAAAGTGGACAACACCTATTCCGATTCACAAATTTTCCACCACAACGGGCGGTTTTTGTTAGACCCCAGCTTGGTGAAAGTAGTCGGCGTGCAAAAAGGCACAGGCTCGGCATCGGCGGGCATCGGTGCCACCAGCGGCGCGATTGTCGCCAAAACCGTGGATGCCGCCGATTTGCTGCGCGAAGGGCAAAACGTGGGCTTCAAATTAAACGCAGGCGTAAGCAGCAATAAAGGCTACAACCGTGGCGCAGCCGTTTACGGGCGTTGGGGCGGCTTGGATGCCTTGATTACAGGCAACTGGGTTACCGAAAAAGACTACAAAGCAGGCAACGGCTACCGCAGCGCAACAGGCAACAAAGTAAACGGCAGCGCGATTGGACAACGCGGCTTGCTCGCCAAATTTGCCTACAATTTCAACGACGGCCACCGCGTTGAATTAAGCCATCGCCAAGAAAAAACCTACGGCACACGCAATTTGCGTGAAGAATTTGACTTCGCCCAAGCAGGCAGAAGTGCAACCAACAGCCCGCGCTATCGCATCCTCACGCAAGACACCACCAACCTTGCTTACGAGGGCAAGCAACTGGGCGCATTAGGCAGCCTGAAAGCCAATGTGTACACCCAAACCATCAAGCGCGAAGAACCCAGCGCCACCGAAACCGCCACCAACAAAATCGTAACCAATGGCGCAAACGTGGGCTTTGACACGCCGCTGTTTGACAAACACACGCTCAAATACGGCGTGAACTGGCGCAAAGAAAAAAGCAAACCCGACAGCCTAAGCGGCGGGCGTGTGCGCGAAGAAAAAACCGATTACGGCATCTACGCCGAAGGCATTTGGGATATTGCGCCCGTAACGCTGACCACAGGCGTGCGCTACGACCACTACAAAACCTTGTTCTCTGGCAACAGCAAAAGCTCAGGCAGCAAGGTGAACCCCAGCATTGGCGTGATTTGGGACGCTACGCCCGATTTATCCTTCAACGCCAATTTAAACTACGCCAGCCGCAGCCCACGCTTGTATGAAGTGATGCTTTCAGGCAGCCGCACCGCGCTGGCCGACCCCAATTTAAAAGCAGAACGCGCGCGCAATGCCGAAGTGGGCGTGAAATACAAACTCAACGACGCGCTGTTAATTGAAGCCAGCTATTTTGACCAACAAATCAAAGACGTGCAGGCTTGGCGCAGCCTTGGGCGCGGTCGCTTTATGGCGTACAACGGCGGCACGCTGAAAAACAAAGGCTACGAAATCTCCACTTCCTACCGCTGGCGCGGTTTAACCGCACGCGCAGGGGTTGCCTACAACAAGCCCAAAATTGACAGCACCAATATTGACTCGCTGGTAACGTTTGTGCCCGTGGGGCGCACATGGACAGCGGGCTTGTCTTACCAATTTGAAAATCCCAATTTGGAAATCGGCTGGCGCGGACGCTTTGTGCAACGCACCGAACACTCCGCCTACCAACGCGGCTCAGGCGGCGGCACAGAACGCCCAGGCTACGGCGTAAACGATATTTATCTGAACTGGAAACCCCTGCCCGGCAAAGACAATTTGAATGTGAACTTTGCCATCAACAACGTGGGCAACAAATACTACAAATCGCACACGCAACGCGAAAGCACCAACGGCAGTTCCTTGCCCGAAGCAGGGCGCGATGTGCGTTTGGGCGTGAATTATCGTTGGTAG
- a CDS encoding NAD-dependent epimerase/dehydratase family protein, with protein MATVLITGVTGFLGGYAVREMLDAGYTVRGFGRDAAKAAQLEGECGITVHRGDLADENAVSHALDGADFCIHAGALSTVWGHWRDFYAANVQGTQNVLSGCLKHGIKRLVFVSSPSIYTAPRDQINLTESDAPADNRLNHYIRSKILAENLVRQSGVPSVIIRPRGLFGVGDTSIIPRLLARNRSIGIPLVKGGQHLTDLTCVENVAYALRLALQTEAAVGQTYNITNGEPQPFVDLLAQFFQAAGQKMNARRVSKQGLWAAANALETVFRLLSMAKEPPVTRYTACLLTYSQTLNIQKAQRELGYAPRISIAQGIEHYVRHTALD; from the coding sequence ATGGCAACAGTCTTAATCACAGGCGTAACGGGTTTTCTCGGCGGCTATGCGGTGCGCGAGATGTTGGACGCGGGCTATACCGTGCGTGGTTTCGGGCGCGATGCGGCGAAGGCGGCGCAGTTGGAAGGCGAATGCGGGATAACCGTGCATCGCGGCGATTTGGCAGACGAAAACGCGGTATCGCACGCGCTCGACGGAGCGGATTTCTGCATTCATGCCGGTGCGTTGTCCACCGTTTGGGGGCATTGGCGCGATTTTTACGCCGCCAATGTGCAGGGCACGCAAAACGTGCTTTCAGGCTGCCTGAAACACGGCATCAAACGGCTGGTGTTCGTGTCGTCGCCCAGCATTTACACCGCGCCGCGAGACCAAATCAATCTTACCGAAAGCGATGCGCCCGCCGACAATCGCTTAAACCACTATATCCGCAGCAAAATTCTGGCAGAAAACCTTGTGCGCCAAAGCGGCGTGCCGAGCGTGATTATCCGCCCTCGCGGGTTGTTCGGCGTGGGCGACACCAGCATTATTCCGCGCCTGCTCGCACGCAACCGTAGCATCGGCATTCCGCTGGTTAAGGGCGGACAACATCTCACCGATTTGACTTGCGTGGAAAACGTCGCCTACGCGCTGCGGCTGGCATTGCAAACCGAAGCCGCCGTCGGGCAGACCTACAACATCACCAACGGCGAACCGCAGCCGTTTGTTGATTTGCTCGCGCAGTTTTTCCAAGCGGCAGGGCAGAAAATGAACGCCCGCCGCGTATCCAAACAAGGCTTGTGGGCGGCGGCAAACGCGCTGGAAACCGTTTTCAGGCTGCTCAGTATGGCAAAAGAGCCGCCCGTTACGCGCTACACCGCCTGCCTGCTCACCTACAGCCAAACCCTTAATATCCAAAAAGCACAGCGCGAACTGGGCTACGCACCGCGTATCAGCATCGCGCAAGGAATCGAACACTATGTCCGCCATACCGCCCTTGATTGA
- a CDS encoding 3-oxoacyl-[acyl-carrier-protein] synthase III C-terminal domain-containing protein: MNKLEIIGWGSYLPEHTVCFNAQTRHRAGAGESQLGMLVTAARRALNKAGIAAAELDCIVCAAAVGVQPIPCTAALIHEQIALGTAIPALDINSTCTSFLTALDTVSYLIAAARYDTVLIVAGDLASCALNPEQSESFKLFGDGAAAIVVRRTEVEKGVLAAEQRTWSEGAHSTEIRGGLTALPPQRYTESNHADFLFDMQGREVLKLSLQKIPALFDEFWARHGLRPEDIALVIPHQASPALPVMMKTLGFKKGQYVDAVAEYGNMVSASVPFMLCKVLEEGRLKAGDKVLLSGTAAGLTCNIVCLQL; the protein is encoded by the coding sequence ATGAACAAACTGGAAATCATCGGCTGGGGCAGCTACCTGCCCGAACACACCGTCTGCTTCAACGCTCAGACGCGCCACCGTGCAGGCGCAGGCGAAAGCCAGCTCGGAATGCTGGTAACGGCCGCACGCCGCGCCTTAAACAAAGCGGGCATTGCCGCCGCCGAGTTGGACTGCATCGTCTGCGCCGCCGCCGTCGGCGTGCAGCCCATTCCCTGCACCGCCGCGCTGATACACGAACAAATCGCCCTCGGCACAGCCATACCCGCGCTGGACATCAATTCCACCTGCACCAGCTTCCTCACCGCGCTGGACACAGTGTCCTATCTGATTGCCGCAGCTCGTTACGATACCGTGCTGATTGTGGCGGGCGACCTGGCTTCCTGCGCCCTCAATCCCGAGCAGAGCGAGAGTTTCAAACTGTTCGGCGACGGCGCGGCGGCCATTGTCGTGCGCCGCACCGAAGTCGAAAAAGGCGTGCTGGCCGCCGAACAGCGCACCTGGTCGGAAGGCGCGCACAGCACCGAAATACGCGGCGGCCTCACCGCGCTGCCGCCGCAGCGTTACACGGAAAGCAACCACGCCGATTTTTTGTTTGACATGCAAGGGCGCGAAGTGCTCAAACTCTCGCTGCAAAAAATCCCCGCCCTGTTTGACGAATTTTGGGCGCGGCACGGTTTGCGCCCCGAAGACATCGCGCTGGTGATTCCCCACCAGGCCAGCCCCGCGCTGCCCGTGATGATGAAAACGCTGGGCTTCAAAAAAGGGCAGTATGTCGATGCCGTTGCCGAATACGGCAACATGGTTTCCGCCTCTGTGCCTTTTATGCTGTGCAAAGTGTTGGAAGAAGGCCGTCTGAAAGCCGGCGACAAAGTGCTGCTGTCGGGCACCGCGGCCGGGTTGACCTGCAATATCGTGTGTTTGCAGCTTTGA